From a single Arachis hypogaea cultivar Tifrunner chromosome 3, arahy.Tifrunner.gnm2.J5K5, whole genome shotgun sequence genomic region:
- the LOC112791579 gene encoding histone acetyltransferase type B catalytic subunit isoform X2 produces MGQKQQHNTDPNIEPKKRRRVGFSAEDDGVEAKHCIRIFLVSKKEEFLAPESSAIEPVDLNAFFGDDGKIYGYEGLKINIWVSSISFRAYADITFQSSSDVSAEFCGLCFFLQNIFAETLVESKDEFIQTFITDKDFIRTTISSGKVLQQKVFNGQISDSNTDADSVTSKVEVVRMVVGSMATGHLYSRLIPLVLLLVDGSSPIDVTDPHWELYLVTQNETDQQGETQCRLIGFAAIYRFYHYPGGTRLRLSQILVLPHYQHKGYGRYILEVLNDVAVSENVFDITIEEPLDNLQHIRTCLDIPRLLCCEPIQQSVKAAVSLLKQGRLSKKTNRPRLMPPPSAIEYARKTLKINRKQFLQCWEVLLYLGLNPVEKHMDNFLSVICNRIKYEILGKDSGTSGKQLIDVPTEFSEEMSFVMFKSGVNEDNAVQVDDSQPNQEEQLQKLVQERVKEIQSIAEKVSLHRKSADVAVN; encoded by the exons ATGGGGCAGAAACAGCAGCATAATACAGATCCCAACATCGAACCCAAGAAGCGACGCCGCGTTGGGTTCTCCGCCGAAGACGACGGTGTTGAAGCCAAACACTGCATCAGAATCTTCCTAG TGTCAAAAAAAGAGGAATTCCTGGCTCCAGAGAGTTCGGCCATTGAGCCTGTGGATTTGAATGCCTTTTTTGGTGATGATGGAAAAATATATGGATACGAGGGGTTGAAG ATTAATATCTGGGTTAGTAGCATATCGTTTCGGGCATATGCTGATATTACCTTCCAAAGTTCATCTGATGTAAGTGCTGAATTC TGTGGCTTATGTTTTTTTTTACAGAATATTTTTGCTGAGACTCTTGTTGAGAGCAAAGATGAATTCATTCAAACTTTTATCACAGATAAGGATTTTATCAG AACAACTATCTCAAGTGGCAAGGTTTTGCAGCAGAAAGTTTTTAATGGGCAGATCAGTGATTCTAATACGGATGCAGATTCAGTGACATCTAAAGTTGAG GTTGTTCGTATGGTGGTAGGCAGCATGGCTACTGGGCACCTTTACAGTCGTCTAATACCTCTTGTGCTTCTTCTTGTCGATG GTAGCAGTCCAATTGATGTTACGGATCCACACTGGGAATTGTATCTTGTAACCCAGAATGAAACTGATCAACAGGGAGAGACTCAATGTAGGTTGATTGGTTTTGCTGCTATCTATCGATTTTACCACTATCCTGGTGGTACTCGTTTGCGACTTAGCCAG ATACTGGTATTGCCTCATTACCAGCACAAAGGCTATGGCCGATATATTCTTGAAGTGCTAAATGATGTTGCCGTATCTGAAAATGTTTTTGACATCACAATAGAAGAGCCATTAGATAACCTGCAACACATCCGCACATGTTTGGATATACCTCGCCTGCTTTGTTGTGAACCAATCCAGCAGTCAGTAAAGGCTGCTGTTTCACTGCTAAAGCAAGGAAGACTATCAAAGAAGACTAATCGTCCACGACTAATGCCACCTCCCAGTGCTATTGAGTATGCCAGGAAAACTCTGAAAATTAACAGGAAGCAGTTTCTCCAATGTTGGGAGGTTTTGCTCTACCTTGGCCTTAATCCTGTTGAAAAGCACATGGATAACTTTTTGAGCGTTATCTGCAACCGCATAAAGTATGAAATCTTAGGAAAAGATTCTGGCACTTCTGGGAAGCAACTCATTGACGTTCCAACTGAATTTTCAGAGGAGATGTCATTTGTCATGTTCAAATCAGGAGTGAACGAAGATAATGCTGTGCAGGTGGATGACAGTCAGCCAAATCAAGAAGAGCAACTGCAGAAGTTGGTTCAAGAAAGGGTGAAAGAAATACAGTCGATTGCGGAGAAGGTATCCCTGCATCGCAAGAGCGCAGATGTTGCTGTAAATTGA
- the LOC112791579 gene encoding histone acetyltransferase type B catalytic subunit isoform X1, protein MGQKQQHNTDPNIEPKKRRRVGFSAEDDGVEAKHCIRIFLVSKKEEFLAPESSAIEPVDLNAFFGDDGKIYGYEGLKINIWVSSISFRAYADITFQSSSDRGKGITDLKVALQNIFAETLVESKDEFIQTFITDKDFIRTTISSGKVLQQKVFNGQISDSNTDADSVTSKVEVVRMVVGSMATGHLYSRLIPLVLLLVDGSSPIDVTDPHWELYLVTQNETDQQGETQCRLIGFAAIYRFYHYPGGTRLRLSQILVLPHYQHKGYGRYILEVLNDVAVSENVFDITIEEPLDNLQHIRTCLDIPRLLCCEPIQQSVKAAVSLLKQGRLSKKTNRPRLMPPPSAIEYARKTLKINRKQFLQCWEVLLYLGLNPVEKHMDNFLSVICNRIKYEILGKDSGTSGKQLIDVPTEFSEEMSFVMFKSGVNEDNAVQVDDSQPNQEEQLQKLVQERVKEIQSIAEKVSLHRKSADVAVN, encoded by the exons ATGGGGCAGAAACAGCAGCATAATACAGATCCCAACATCGAACCCAAGAAGCGACGCCGCGTTGGGTTCTCCGCCGAAGACGACGGTGTTGAAGCCAAACACTGCATCAGAATCTTCCTAG TGTCAAAAAAAGAGGAATTCCTGGCTCCAGAGAGTTCGGCCATTGAGCCTGTGGATTTGAATGCCTTTTTTGGTGATGATGGAAAAATATATGGATACGAGGGGTTGAAG ATTAATATCTGGGTTAGTAGCATATCGTTTCGGGCATATGCTGATATTACCTTCCAAAGTTCATCTGAT AGAGGCAAGGGGATCACAGACCTAAAAGTTGCTCTTCAG AATATTTTTGCTGAGACTCTTGTTGAGAGCAAAGATGAATTCATTCAAACTTTTATCACAGATAAGGATTTTATCAG AACAACTATCTCAAGTGGCAAGGTTTTGCAGCAGAAAGTTTTTAATGGGCAGATCAGTGATTCTAATACGGATGCAGATTCAGTGACATCTAAAGTTGAG GTTGTTCGTATGGTGGTAGGCAGCATGGCTACTGGGCACCTTTACAGTCGTCTAATACCTCTTGTGCTTCTTCTTGTCGATG GTAGCAGTCCAATTGATGTTACGGATCCACACTGGGAATTGTATCTTGTAACCCAGAATGAAACTGATCAACAGGGAGAGACTCAATGTAGGTTGATTGGTTTTGCTGCTATCTATCGATTTTACCACTATCCTGGTGGTACTCGTTTGCGACTTAGCCAG ATACTGGTATTGCCTCATTACCAGCACAAAGGCTATGGCCGATATATTCTTGAAGTGCTAAATGATGTTGCCGTATCTGAAAATGTTTTTGACATCACAATAGAAGAGCCATTAGATAACCTGCAACACATCCGCACATGTTTGGATATACCTCGCCTGCTTTGTTGTGAACCAATCCAGCAGTCAGTAAAGGCTGCTGTTTCACTGCTAAAGCAAGGAAGACTATCAAAGAAGACTAATCGTCCACGACTAATGCCACCTCCCAGTGCTATTGAGTATGCCAGGAAAACTCTGAAAATTAACAGGAAGCAGTTTCTCCAATGTTGGGAGGTTTTGCTCTACCTTGGCCTTAATCCTGTTGAAAAGCACATGGATAACTTTTTGAGCGTTATCTGCAACCGCATAAAGTATGAAATCTTAGGAAAAGATTCTGGCACTTCTGGGAAGCAACTCATTGACGTTCCAACTGAATTTTCAGAGGAGATGTCATTTGTCATGTTCAAATCAGGAGTGAACGAAGATAATGCTGTGCAGGTGGATGACAGTCAGCCAAATCAAGAAGAGCAACTGCAGAAGTTGGTTCAAGAAAGGGTGAAAGAAATACAGTCGATTGCGGAGAAGGTATCCCTGCATCGCAAGAGCGCAGATGTTGCTGTAAATTGA
- the LOC112791580 gene encoding mannose-1-phosphate guanylyltransferase 1, with product MKALILVGGFGTRLRPLTLSVPKPLVDFANKPMILHQIEALKAVGVSEVVLAINYQPEVMLNFLKDFEAKLDIKITCSQEAEPMGTAGPLALARDKLIDESGDPFFVLNSDVISEYPLKEMIKFHKAHGGEASIMVTKVDEPSKYGVVVMEDTTGQVEKFVEKPKLFVGNKINAGIYLLNPSVLNRIELRPTSIEKQVFPKIAEEKKLYAMVLPGFWMDIGMPKDYITGLRLYLDSLRKKTPSKLAAGPNIVGNVIVDETAKIGEGCLIGPDVAIGPGCIIESGVRLSNCTIMRGVRVRNHACISSSIIGWHCTIGQWARLENMTVLGEDVHVCDEIYTNGCLILPHKEIKSSLVTPEIVM from the exons ATGAAGGCGCTGATTCTGGTTGGTGGGTTTGGAACAAGGTTGAGGCCATTGACACTCAGTGTTCCCAAGCCTCTTGTTGATTTTGCTAACAAACCCATGATTCTGCATCAG attGAAGCCCTTAAGGCTGTTGGAGTCAGTGAAGTGGTACTAGCTATCAATTACCAACCGGAG GTAATGTTGAATTTCCTGAAGGATTTTGAAGCAAAGCTTGACATCAAAATCACTTGTTCTCAAGAAGCTGAACCAATGGGGACAGCAGGCCCCTTGGCTCTTGCCAGAGATAAGTTGATAGATGAATCTGGAGATCCATTTTTTGTTCTCAACAGTGATGTTATCAGTGAGTACCCACTTAAAGAAATGATCAAATTCCACAAAGCTCATGGAGGAGAGGCTTCCATAATGGTGACAAAG gttgatgaacCATCCAAATATGGTGTGGTTGTGATGGAGGACACCACCGGGCAGGTTGAGAAATTTGTAGAAAAACCAAAGTTGTTTGTTGGTAATAAAATCAACGCCGGAATCTACCTATTGAACCCCTCAGTTTTAAATCGGATTGAACTGAGGCCCACTTCAATTGAGAAACAGGTGTTTCCAAAGATAGCGGAAGAGAAAAAGCTCTATGCAATGGTTCTGCCCGGATTCTGGATGGACATTGGAATGCCAAAGGACTACATTACCGGCCTGAGACTCTATTTGGATTCATTGAGGAAAAAGACTCCTTCTAAGTTGGCCGCAGGTCCCAACATTGTGGGGAATGTCATTGTGGATGAAACTGCCAAAATCGGCGAGGGGTGCCTCATTGGACCTGATGTTGCCATTGGCCCTGGCTGCATTATTGAGTCAGGTGTCAGGCTCTCAAACTGCACAATAATGCGAGGAGTTCGTGTAAGAAATCATGCTTGCATATCAAGCAGCATCATTGGTTGGCATTGCACTATCGGGCAATGGGCTCGTTTGGAGAACATGACTGTCCTTGGAGAAGATGTGCATGTGTGTGATGAAATTTACACCAATGGTTGCCTTATTTTGCCCCACAAGGAGATCAAGTCAAGCCTTGTGACGCCAGAGATAGTCATGTGA